A genomic window from Periweissella cryptocerci includes:
- a CDS encoding SDR family oxidoreductase, with translation MGILEKMSLAGKNAFVTGGARGIGKNYATGLAEAGANVAIIDLNIDLAKETAAELSKSTGNKVIAIKADVTDPDQVNEFVDKVVKEFGTLDIAVNNAGITLLEAAETVSYKDWQRVIDLDLTAVFLGSQAAGKVMLKQGKGAIINTASMSGSIINLPQKQISYSAAKAGVIMLSKALAVEWAERGIRVNTISPGYIGTDLTLGDPYLGTIIKDWEAQSPMKRIGRPEELQGLIVYLAGDTATFTTGEDYLIDGAFTAI, from the coding sequence ATGGGAATCTTAGAAAAGATGAGCTTAGCCGGTAAAAATGCTTTCGTAACGGGGGGAGCACGAGGTATCGGTAAGAATTACGCAACTGGACTTGCTGAAGCAGGCGCCAACGTTGCGATCATCGATTTAAATATTGATTTAGCAAAGGAAACAGCTGCTGAATTGTCAAAATCAACTGGTAACAAAGTGATTGCGATTAAAGCAGATGTTACTGATCCAGACCAAGTCAACGAATTCGTTGATAAGGTAGTAAAAGAATTTGGAACATTGGATATTGCGGTTAATAATGCCGGGATTACTTTGTTGGAAGCGGCCGAGACAGTTTCTTATAAAGACTGGCAACGTGTCATTGATTTGGACTTAACTGCTGTATTCTTAGGTTCACAAGCTGCTGGTAAGGTGATGTTGAAGCAAGGTAAGGGGGCGATTATTAATACCGCCTCAATGTCTGGTTCAATTATCAATTTGCCACAAAAGCAAATTTCATACTCAGCTGCTAAAGCTGGTGTAATCATGTTATCTAAAGCCTTGGCTGTTGAATGGGCTGAACGTGGAATCCGTGTTAACACTATTTCACCAGGTTACATCGGTACCGACTTAACATTGGGTGACCCATACTTGGGTACTATCATCAAGGATTGGGAAGCACAATCACCAATGAAGCGGATTGGTCGTCCTGAAGAATTACAAGGTCTGATTGTTTACTTGGCTGGTGATACAGCTACGTTTACAACCGGTGAAGATTACTTGATTGATGGTGCCTTTACGGCAATCTAA
- a CDS encoding L-ribulose-5-phosphate 4-epimerase, producing the protein MLEQLKEEVYAANMELPAADLVKFTWGNVSGIDREKGLFVIKPSGVDYADLTPDAMVVVNLQGEIVEGELNPSSDTPTHVVLYNAFPDIGGIVHTHAPWSVAFAQAGIDIPVSGTTQADTFYGDIPVTKQLTTAEIDGAYEEETGNVIVQTFKDRQLDPNQMGAVLVNDHGPFTWGKTPHDAVYNAVVLEEVAKMTYHTLQLNPHNIRVPQHLLDKHFLRKHGAGAYYGQK; encoded by the coding sequence ATGCTAGAACAATTAAAAGAGGAAGTTTATGCAGCTAACATGGAATTACCAGCTGCTGATTTAGTTAAGTTTACTTGGGGGAATGTTTCCGGAATTGATCGGGAAAAAGGTTTGTTTGTGATTAAGCCATCAGGGGTTGATTATGCTGATTTAACTCCCGATGCAATGGTCGTAGTTAATCTGCAAGGTGAAATTGTTGAAGGCGAGTTAAATCCCTCAAGTGACACCCCAACGCACGTGGTTTTGTACAATGCTTTTCCAGATATCGGGGGAATTGTACACACGCATGCGCCATGGAGTGTGGCATTTGCTCAGGCGGGGATTGATATTCCAGTATCTGGAACAACACAAGCCGATACATTTTATGGCGATATTCCGGTTACTAAACAACTGACTACGGCTGAGATTGACGGTGCGTACGAGGAAGAAACTGGTAATGTCATCGTTCAAACATTTAAAGACCGACAGCTTGATCCTAATCAAATGGGCGCAGTGCTCGTAAATGATCATGGACCATTTACTTGGGGAAAAACACCTCACGATGCTGTTTACAATGCAGTTGTCTTGGAAGAGGTTGCAAAAATGACTTATCATACTTTGCAATTGAATCCACACAATATCCGAGTACCACAACATTTATTGGACAAGCACTTCTTGCGTAAGCATGGTGCCGGTGCGTATTACGGGCAAAAGTAA
- a CDS encoding GRP family sugar transporter has product MFIYLVALIPVVTWGSYGIVATKLGGSAGQQTFGMTIGAMGFGLIAFVAFIIPQNINVSAHIWIAGILSGLLWAVGQAGQFTAFKAMGVSNGFPFSTAGQIVGNAALAATILGEWSSARTWIFGTISIMLVVVGAFLTAKRDKAIKTGDDETKSETTRGLIAILISTVGYSGYYIIPNYMRKIGYISHEIANKNNGIDFVTATIFPQSIGMVIGAFLIVILFMREGKTMFKAPTWRNMLPGVIWGIGNLAMFISAANPKLGQAMAVTISQMGIIIGTFGGIYILHESKTKKQMVYIVIGAILILMGGALISNLPK; this is encoded by the coding sequence ATGTTTATATATTTAGTAGCGTTGATTCCAGTAGTGACTTGGGGTTCGTATGGGATCGTGGCCACAAAGCTCGGCGGCTCAGCTGGGCAACAAACATTTGGAATGACGATTGGTGCGATGGGATTTGGTTTGATTGCATTCGTGGCGTTCATTATTCCACAAAATATTAATGTTTCAGCACACATTTGGATTGCCGGAATTTTGTCTGGCTTACTGTGGGCGGTAGGACAAGCTGGTCAATTTACGGCATTTAAGGCAATGGGAGTTTCAAACGGTTTTCCGTTTTCAACGGCCGGACAAATCGTGGGTAATGCGGCGTTGGCTGCCACGATTTTAGGCGAGTGGTCATCTGCTAGAACGTGGATTTTTGGAACAATTTCAATTATGCTAGTCGTTGTCGGAGCGTTTTTGACCGCAAAACGTGATAAAGCAATTAAAACCGGTGATGACGAAACAAAAAGTGAAACGACGCGTGGTTTGATTGCAATTTTGATTTCAACCGTTGGATATTCAGGATATTATATTATCCCCAACTACATGCGTAAAATTGGTTATATTTCACATGAAATTGCCAATAAAAATAACGGTATTGATTTTGTCACTGCTACAATTTTCCCACAGTCTATTGGGATGGTAATTGGGGCATTTCTAATCGTAATTCTGTTCATGCGTGAAGGCAAAACGATGTTTAAAGCACCAACTTGGCGGAATATGCTCCCTGGGGTTATCTGGGGAATTGGTAACTTGGCAATGTTTATCTCAGCAGCCAATCCAAAATTAGGTCAAGCAATGGCTGTGACGATTTCACAAATGGGAATTATTATCGGGACATTTGGTGGAATCTATATCCTACATGAAAGTAAAACTAAGAAACAAATGGTATATATTGTGATTGGAGCAATCCTGATATTGATGGGTGGAGCGCTAATTAGTAATTTACCAAAATAA
- a CDS encoding TetR/AcrR family transcriptional regulator, producing MTNKQVRTRRDIIQALRELLNTTPFENITTKQICTTALVHHSTFYRYFTDKYDLLSALITELCAQFDGKMSEATAMAERISLIVQSNRVIFKNITASHAMYYELIQIISKLLRESAQNTPAANDDILIKLIKNSPHPEIASYSFAGMLVGVLVKWTEDPSTAQPARLKQFIEDVLNDLSNLA from the coding sequence ATGACTAACAAACAAGTCCGCACCCGTCGTGATATTATCCAAGCGTTGCGCGAATTATTAAACACGACGCCGTTTGAAAATATTACGACTAAGCAAATTTGTACAACTGCCTTGGTACACCACAGTACTTTTTACCGTTATTTTACAGACAAATACGATTTACTGAGTGCCTTGATTACTGAATTATGTGCTCAGTTTGATGGAAAAATGAGTGAAGCGACTGCCATGGCAGAGCGGATTAGCCTAATTGTGCAAAGTAATCGGGTGATTTTTAAAAATATTACAGCCAGTCATGCGATGTATTATGAATTAATTCAGATTATCAGCAAGTTACTGCGTGAAAGTGCTCAAAATACTCCGGCTGCTAATGATGATATCTTGATCAAGTTAATCAAAAACTCACCACATCCAGAAATTGCGAGTTACTCATTTGCCGGAATGCTCGTCGGCGTACTAGTTAAATGGACTGAAGATCCTAGCACCGCACAGCCGGCGCGCCTAAAGCAATTTATTGAAGATGTGCTGAATGATTTGAGTAATTTGGCATAA
- a CDS encoding SDR family NAD(P)-dependent oxidoreductase, whose protein sequence is MKNVIITGVSSGVGADTAKAFAQQGYQVYGLARRATSQNELAALGVKLVDVDLADEIQIEQFVATVTEVQTIDVLVNVAGFAVNGPIEVVPIATAEQIFQVNVFGALRLTRLLLPIMRQQQTGRIINISSILGETYQPLMGWYAASKHALEAVTDALRLEVQAFGIEVSLLQLSGVATPMTNGEPDFTAQNTVYEPLAQSMRKAFMQGWKYNLQPNAVAKFILQIAEARKPHARYARGFGAKLLIGSHRLLPTRVFDHVTLKMLRTMGK, encoded by the coding sequence ATGAAAAATGTAATTATTACAGGAGTTTCATCCGGAGTGGGCGCAGATACCGCCAAAGCCTTCGCACAGCAAGGCTATCAAGTATATGGCCTCGCGCGACGAGCTACCAGTCAAAATGAACTGGCAGCGCTGGGTGTTAAATTAGTTGATGTTGATTTAGCTGATGAAATTCAGATTGAGCAGTTCGTGGCAACTGTTACGGAAGTACAAACAATCGATGTATTGGTAAATGTCGCCGGTTTTGCAGTTAATGGACCAATCGAAGTTGTGCCAATTGCGACCGCAGAACAAATTTTCCAAGTTAATGTGTTTGGTGCCTTACGGTTAACGCGTTTACTGTTACCAATCATGCGCCAACAACAAACCGGTCGGATTATCAATATTTCCTCAATTTTAGGTGAAACATACCAACCGTTGATGGGGTGGTATGCCGCTAGCAAGCACGCGTTAGAGGCCGTAACGGATGCTTTGCGTTTAGAAGTTCAGGCATTTGGAATTGAAGTGAGTTTGCTCCAACTAAGTGGTGTTGCGACACCAATGACAAATGGGGAACCAGATTTCACGGCACAAAACACAGTTTATGAACCGTTGGCACAATCAATGAGGAAAGCGTTTATGCAGGGCTGGAAATATAATTTACAACCTAATGCTGTCGCAAAATTCATTTTACAAATTGCCGAAGCACGAAAACCCCACGCCCGTTATGCACGTGGCTTTGGGGCTAAATTGTTAATTGGAAGTCATCGGCTACTACCAACCCGGGTCTTTGATCATGTAACACTGAAAATGTTACGCACAATGGGGAAATGA
- a CDS encoding type 1 glutamine amidotransferase, which translates to MADTQYSIRAAHLYGDLMNTYGDYGNIIALSYYARQIGVVVTTDLISLGDEFHADDYDFALFGGGQDYEESVVAPDLARIGDEVKKFIENDGPLVAVCGGYQLLGDYFLLADGTRIDGISAMDHYTLNQPHSRFIGNITIKNQETGEEYHGFENHQGRTFLGSDERPLGDVVAGNGNNGEDGSEGVIYKNVYGTYFHGPILTRNGNLALRMLKAALVRKYPAVDWDARLKDVTPEFF; encoded by the coding sequence ATGGCTGACACACAATATAGCATTCGGGCCGCCCACTTATATGGCGACCTCATGAATACGTACGGTGACTACGGTAATATTATTGCCCTAAGTTACTATGCTCGCCAAATTGGCGTCGTCGTCACCACGGATTTGATTTCACTTGGTGATGAATTTCATGCCGATGATTATGATTTCGCACTTTTCGGTGGTGGTCAAGATTATGAAGAATCAGTTGTTGCCCCTGACCTTGCCCGCATTGGTGATGAAGTCAAAAAGTTCATCGAAAATGATGGCCCACTAGTTGCCGTCTGTGGTGGTTATCAATTACTTGGTGATTATTTCTTATTGGCAGATGGTACCCGGATTGACGGTATCAGTGCGATGGATCACTACACTTTGAACCAACCACACAGCCGTTTTATCGGTAACATCACCATCAAAAACCAAGAAACTGGTGAGGAATACCACGGCTTTGAAAACCACCAAGGTCGAACATTCCTTGGTAGTGATGAACGCCCCTTGGGTGACGTAGTTGCTGGGAACGGTAACAATGGTGAAGATGGCTCTGAAGGTGTTATCTATAAGAATGTTTATGGAACTTATTTCCACGGTCCAATCTTAACTCGGAACGGTAATCTTGCCTTACGGATGTTAAAAGCAGCCTTGGTCCGTAAGTATCCTGCTGTTGACTGGGATGCTCGGCTTAAAGATGTCACCCCGGAATTTTTCTAA
- a CDS encoding Mur ligase family protein, translating into MTFRSSLATFMGKTSYWALHDVLHRGGTSLPGKIATEIDPDVLKSIADNFDVIMITGTNGKTLTTALTTRVLQEKFGNIITNKSGSNMIQGITGTLLTAKMPKDGSKPLAVLEVDEANIVLLTKYIKPKAFVLTNIFRDQLDRYGEIYTTYQKIIDGIAAAPDATIIANGDSPIFRRDNLPNPRIFYGFKTQPSVGDITAPANTDGVLSPTDNSILHYHYITYANLGDYYSTTDDFKRPELTNCVTKVNELTPKYSNFDIDGTTFQIEVGGLYNIYNALTAYTVGRFFGVTPEQIHHAFESNAQIFGRQETINVDGKEVTIVLIKNPVGANQTIDMVATEKDDYSLMALLNANYADGIDTSWIWDANFEKLHDTRIKHVITGGERYKDFNVRLKMAGFPDQEIYPDLSQGVEAIKSVPTKKVYILATYTAMLQLRAELADKGYIKGGME; encoded by the coding sequence ATGACATTTCGCAGTTCATTAGCGACATTTATGGGGAAAACGTCATATTGGGCCTTACACGATGTTTTACACCGCGGGGGGACTTCATTACCCGGTAAAATTGCCACCGAAATCGACCCAGACGTCTTGAAATCAATTGCTGATAATTTCGATGTGATTATGATTACGGGGACTAACGGGAAAACTTTAACGACGGCATTAACTACCCGTGTGCTTCAAGAAAAGTTTGGCAATATTATCACCAACAAATCCGGTTCAAACATGATTCAAGGTATTACTGGTACTTTGTTGACTGCTAAAATGCCTAAAGATGGTTCTAAACCTTTGGCTGTACTAGAAGTTGATGAAGCAAATATTGTCTTATTAACTAAATACATTAAGCCAAAAGCATTTGTGCTTACTAATATTTTCCGCGACCAACTTGATCGCTATGGCGAAATTTATACCACCTATCAAAAGATAATTGACGGGATTGCGGCCGCACCAGATGCAACGATTATCGCTAACGGTGATTCACCAATTTTCCGGCGCGATAACTTGCCTAATCCACGGATTTTTTATGGCTTTAAAACACAGCCTTCTGTTGGTGATATTACTGCACCAGCCAATACGGATGGTGTCCTCTCACCAACGGATAACTCCATTTTGCATTATCACTACATTACGTATGCTAACTTGGGGGATTACTACTCAACAACCGATGACTTCAAGCGACCAGAATTGACAAACTGTGTCACTAAAGTTAATGAGCTGACCCCTAAATATTCAAACTTCGATATTGATGGCACCACCTTCCAAATTGAAGTTGGTGGTCTCTACAATATTTACAACGCATTAACGGCTTACACGGTTGGGCGCTTCTTCGGCGTAACACCCGAACAAATCCACCATGCATTTGAATCAAATGCGCAAATCTTTGGCCGTCAAGAAACAATTAACGTTGATGGCAAGGAAGTGACCATTGTTCTCATCAAAAATCCGGTTGGTGCTAACCAAACGATCGATATGGTCGCAACTGAAAAAGACGATTACTCATTGATGGCCCTTTTGAACGCCAATTACGCAGACGGAATCGACACATCATGGATCTGGGATGCAAATTTTGAAAAGCTCCACGATACACGTATCAAGCACGTTATTACTGGTGGTGAACGCTACAAAGACTTCAATGTCCGGTTAAAAATGGCCGGCTTCCCTGACCAAGAAATTTACCCTGATTTGAGTCAAGGTGTCGAAGCAATTAAATCAGTGCCCACAAAAAAAGTTTATATCTTAGCAACTTATACCGCTATGCTACAATTGCGGGCTGAATTAGCTGACAAAGGTTATATCAAAGGAGGCATGGAATAA
- a CDS encoding thymidine kinase — translation MAQLFFRYGAMNSGKTIEILKVAHNYEEQGKSVLIFTSGLDNRDGVGNVSSRIGMTRPATPIYDDTDVFEKVKELDTHASAILIDEAQFITRENVLQLTRVVDELHIPVMAFGLKNDFQNHLFEGSEALLIFADKIEELKTICWFCERKASYNLRVSEGHAVYEGEQVQIGGNESYYPVCREHYFHPLLDEVKR, via the coding sequence ATGGCTCAATTATTTTTCCGCTACGGCGCAATGAATAGTGGTAAAACCATCGAAATTTTGAAGGTGGCGCACAACTATGAAGAACAAGGTAAGTCGGTGCTAATCTTTACGAGTGGCTTGGATAACCGTGATGGTGTTGGTAATGTGTCGTCACGGATTGGAATGACCCGTCCGGCGACTCCAATTTATGATGACACAGATGTTTTTGAAAAAGTTAAAGAATTAGATACGCATGCTTCGGCAATTTTGATTGATGAAGCCCAATTTATTACGCGCGAAAATGTCTTGCAATTAACCCGCGTTGTTGATGAATTGCATATTCCTGTGATGGCATTTGGTTTAAAAAATGACTTCCAAAACCACTTGTTTGAAGGTTCTGAAGCCTTGTTAATTTTTGCCGATAAAATCGAAGAACTCAAAACAATTTGTTGGTTCTGCGAACGCAAAGCCAGTTATAATTTACGCGTTAGTGAGGGACACGCCGTTTATGAAGGCGAACAAGTCCAAATCGGTGGTAATGAAAGTTACTACCCAGTATGTCGTGAACACTACTTTCACCCATTATTGGACGAGGTGAAGCGTTAA
- the prfA gene encoding peptide chain release factor 1, with protein MDEMFEKLQSVADRYDEVAEMLSDPEVIADTNRFMDLSKEEGSLRETNEVYKHYKEVIATINDDEEMLREKLDPEMDEMTKEEIKELKAEKEVIEEKLKIMLIPKDPNDDKNIIMEIHGAAGGDEASLFAGDLLNMYTRYAENQGWKTEIIDETMTEVGGYKLVVLMITGNSVYSKLKYESGAHRVQRVPSTESAGRVHTSTATVGVMPEFEDVNIEIEDKDLRTDVFRASGAGGQHINKTSSAVRMTHLPTGIVVSMQDQRSQQQNRAKAMQIMKARVYDFYAQQNESAYAEERKSAVGTGDRSERIRTYNFPQNRVTDHRIGLTLNKLDRIMNGELDDVIDALVIADQTAKLEDLKNNA; from the coding sequence ATGGATGAAATGTTTGAAAAATTACAATCAGTTGCTGATCGGTATGATGAAGTTGCTGAAATGTTAAGTGACCCCGAAGTGATTGCGGACACGAACCGTTTCATGGACCTTTCAAAAGAAGAAGGTTCATTACGTGAAACAAACGAAGTCTACAAGCATTATAAGGAAGTTATCGCAACAATTAATGACGACGAAGAAATGTTACGCGAAAAACTCGATCCAGAAATGGACGAAATGACTAAAGAAGAAATCAAAGAATTAAAAGCTGAAAAAGAAGTTATCGAAGAAAAGCTTAAAATCATGTTGATTCCTAAGGATCCCAATGATGACAAGAATATCATCATGGAAATCCACGGGGCTGCTGGTGGGGATGAAGCCTCATTGTTTGCCGGCGACTTGTTGAACATGTACACCCGTTACGCAGAAAACCAAGGTTGGAAGACTGAAATCATTGATGAAACCATGACTGAAGTTGGTGGGTATAAGTTGGTAGTTCTGATGATTACTGGTAACTCAGTTTATTCTAAATTGAAGTATGAATCAGGAGCACACCGGGTGCAACGCGTGCCTTCAACTGAATCAGCTGGACGTGTGCACACTTCGACGGCAACCGTTGGCGTGATGCCAGAATTTGAAGATGTTAACATCGAAATCGAAGACAAAGACTTACGGACTGATGTTTTCCGGGCTTCTGGTGCCGGTGGACAACACATTAATAAGACGTCATCAGCTGTGCGGATGACCCACTTACCAACTGGGATTGTTGTTTCAATGCAAGACCAACGTTCGCAACAACAAAACCGGGCCAAAGCAATGCAAATCATGAAGGCGCGAGTTTATGATTTCTATGCCCAACAAAATGAATCAGCATATGCTGAAGAACGTAAATCAGCCGTTGGTACTGGGGATCGTTCAGAACGTATCCGCACATACAACTTCCCCCAAAACCGCGTTACTGATCACCGAATTGGTTTGACGTTGAATAAGCTTGATCGGATTATGAATGGTGAACTTGATGATGTCATTGACGCCCTTGTGATTGCGGATCAAACTGCGAAGTTAGAAGACTTAAAGAACAACGCCTGA
- the prmC gene encoding peptide chain release factor N(5)-glutamine methyltransferase, protein MPKLSLRQIRNWALQELTAAGLSHDDALEAVNFLLSGAMDLSYSMLEVNIDRMTPEVLQNAWPTWIAQVQKGMPLQYILGHAPFYGREFNVDARVLIPRFDTEELVEWVLRDYQKATELAVLDIGTGSGAIAVTLKAEKPTWQVSASDISRDALTVANGNAINQQVNVKFIESNLFANIAAKYDVIISNPPYIADSERDVMDQSVLDYEPDLALFADNQGLVLYQGIADELAAHLNAGGRGYFEIGYKQGPAVVEIFRQALPQAEVELRQDLSGLDRMVRVSLPSK, encoded by the coding sequence ATGCCAAAATTAAGTTTACGGCAAATTCGTAACTGGGCCTTACAAGAATTGACGGCTGCTGGGCTATCACATGATGATGCCCTTGAAGCGGTCAATTTTTTGTTATCTGGCGCAATGGATTTGTCTTATTCCATGTTAGAAGTTAATATTGACCGTATGACCCCTGAAGTGCTACAAAATGCTTGGCCAACATGGATTGCGCAAGTGCAAAAAGGCATGCCATTACAATATATTTTAGGGCATGCGCCATTTTATGGACGCGAATTCAATGTTGATGCGCGGGTTTTGATTCCTCGTTTTGACACCGAAGAATTAGTCGAATGGGTATTGCGGGATTATCAAAAAGCCACCGAACTTGCCGTATTAGATATTGGTACGGGGAGTGGGGCAATTGCTGTCACACTTAAAGCTGAAAAGCCAACATGGCAAGTCAGTGCTAGCGATATTTCACGCGATGCACTAACCGTGGCCAATGGGAATGCAATTAACCAACAAGTGAATGTTAAATTTATTGAAAGCAATTTATTTGCTAACATTGCTGCCAAATATGATGTGATTATTTCTAATCCACCATATATTGCTGATTCCGAACGCGATGTGATGGACCAAAGTGTGTTAGATTATGAACCGGACCTCGCATTGTTTGCCGATAACCAAGGCTTAGTTTTGTATCAAGGGATTGCTGATGAATTAGCGGCGCACTTAAATGCTGGTGGCCGTGGTTATTTTGAAATTGGCTATAAACAAGGACCAGCAGTTGTGGAAATTTTCCGACAAGCATTACCTCAAGCTGAGGTTGAACTACGTCAGGATTTAAGCGGACTTGATCGGATGGTCCGTGTGAGCTTACCCAGCAAGTAG
- a CDS encoding L-threonylcarbamoyladenylate synthase, translated as METKMLTTAPADLQTAAAMINKGQVVAFPTETVYGLGADATNESAVKKVFAAKHRPADNPLIVTVASVEMVQRFVEVIPAQAQKLIDAFWPGSLTIIMEYIPGKLSPIVTGGLPTVAFRLPASPVTREVIALADTPIVGPSANTSGKPSPTTAQHVWHDMHGKIAGIIDDGATRVGVESTVIDMTTEIPTILRPGAVTQEELEAVIGTVNSEHRKVGADETPKAPGMKYRHYAPDVPVYMVTDDNWQRAIIWAQQQLEPVGIMATDEVIKANHLAGMDYVWSLGDGVSAANAKLFAGLRYFDDRNEITTILVQRFADEGIGLAYNNRLGKAASGQFWTATDFM; from the coding sequence GTGGAAACAAAAATGCTAACGACAGCGCCTGCTGATTTACAGACAGCAGCTGCGATGATTAATAAAGGACAAGTGGTGGCCTTTCCGACTGAAACAGTTTACGGTTTAGGTGCGGATGCAACTAACGAAAGTGCCGTTAAAAAAGTTTTTGCAGCTAAACACCGTCCAGCTGACAATCCTTTGATTGTGACTGTCGCCAGCGTGGAAATGGTGCAACGCTTTGTCGAAGTAATTCCGGCACAAGCACAAAAGTTGATTGATGCCTTTTGGCCAGGATCATTAACTATTATTATGGAGTATATTCCAGGCAAACTTTCACCGATTGTGACGGGTGGCTTACCAACAGTGGCCTTTCGCCTACCAGCTAGCCCAGTAACGCGCGAAGTGATTGCGTTGGCCGATACACCGATTGTGGGGCCAAGTGCCAATACTTCGGGTAAGCCATCGCCAACGACTGCTCAGCATGTCTGGCATGATATGCACGGTAAGATTGCCGGTATTATAGACGATGGTGCAACGCGGGTCGGGGTTGAATCAACCGTGATTGACATGACTACTGAAATTCCAACTATTTTACGTCCAGGAGCGGTGACCCAAGAAGAGCTTGAAGCTGTGATTGGCACAGTTAATTCAGAGCATCGTAAAGTTGGCGCTGATGAAACGCCGAAAGCACCTGGGATGAAGTATCGCCACTATGCGCCGGATGTACCGGTTTATATGGTAACTGATGATAACTGGCAACGAGCGATTATTTGGGCGCAACAACAACTTGAACCAGTTGGAATTATGGCGACAGATGAAGTTATCAAAGCTAATCACTTAGCGGGGATGGACTATGTCTGGTCACTTGGTGATGGTGTGAGTGCGGCGAATGCGAAATTATTTGCGGGGTTACGGTATTTTGATGATCGTAACGAAATCACAACCATTCTCGTGCAACGCTTTGCCGATGAAGGAATTGGGCTCGCTTATAATAACCGCTTGGGTAAAGCGGCGTCGGGGCAATTTTGGACAGCCACAGACTTCATGTAA
- a CDS encoding glycerophosphodiester phosphodiesterase codes for MLMKQLQRTLIITSVFLLSVPVIFSPTASASSNRTTLISHRGAQGNGYAEHTYAAYDRAIREGTRYIDTDLQSSKSGTLYVSHDATANRMTNGSGAFVKKSNAQINRLKVNVGRWGRGRGDRIHTMYAVFSRYGSRKSIKFSIELKNGAKQADAFVSLVKSLEKKYPGLRKRIIAQSFSRAGLDTVRKGLPGIRGTMKIYGSNMTTNDLQKTLQDPLITIVSVKRNRVSALKNKVHRAGKKISVYTISDTRNLKKFKKMKVDYLYTNNTARGLRVF; via the coding sequence ATGTTAATGAAACAACTTCAAAGAACACTTATTATCACGAGTGTTTTTCTTCTGAGTGTGCCGGTGATATTTAGTCCGACGGCTAGTGCGAGCAGTAATCGAACAACGTTAATTTCGCACCGGGGTGCCCAAGGAAACGGTTATGCAGAGCATACGTATGCGGCTTATGACCGCGCGATACGTGAAGGAACACGCTATATTGATACTGACTTACAAAGCTCTAAATCCGGCACGCTTTATGTTTCACACGATGCAACCGCTAACCGGATGACTAATGGTAGTGGAGCATTTGTCAAAAAATCAAACGCCCAAATTAACCGCCTAAAGGTCAACGTTGGCCGCTGGGGTCGAGGTCGTGGTGACCGAATTCATACGATGTATGCTGTGTTTAGTCGCTATGGTAGCCGAAAAAGTATCAAGTTCTCAATTGAATTGAAAAATGGTGCTAAGCAAGCGGATGCATTTGTTAGTTTAGTAAAGAGTTTAGAAAAGAAGTATCCAGGACTGCGGAAGCGAATTATTGCCCAATCATTTTCGCGGGCAGGGTTAGATACTGTCCGTAAAGGGCTACCTGGTATTCGTGGTACTATGAAAATTTATGGCTCAAATATGACCACAAATGATTTGCAAAAAACATTGCAAGATCCGTTGATTACAATTGTTAGTGTGAAACGTAACCGGGTGAGTGCTTTGAAAAACAAGGTCCACCGTGCTGGTAAGAAAATTAGTGTGTACACAATTAGTGATACTCGGAATTTGAAAAAATTTAAAAAAATGAAGGTTGATTATTTGTACACGAACAACACTGCTCGGGGCTTACGAGTATTCTAA